The sequence GAATCACTGGTTTTTCTCTGAGTTCGTCGGTATTCTTGTCCGTCCACCTGTCGAAAACCATTTCACCAGTAATGCCAATGGTAGAACCTTTCTTTACCCAGTCTGCTGCCACTTGAGCAACATTTCCCCACAGTTCTAAATCAAACCATAAAGGAAATTCGCTTTTGTAAGGTGGTTTGACGGCTAGAGTTAGGGATGTTTTCATTGCACCTGACTCGAAGTGACGAACTTCTGGTTCTTGACCAACGCGACCAACCAAATCGACTTTATTGACATATTGCTGAGTCATAAGATTACCTTTGAGTATTGCGTTTTTTTCAAAAATGATGGCGCGATAGCGCATTACTGTATATGTGCCATGTAACGTAAGGGTGTGATATGAATTCTTTCGGTTAAGGGGGAAAGGCAAAAGGAGAAAGGCTGGAATTCACCCCAAACCCAATTCCCAATCCACAAGGGAGGTCAAGAGGGCTTATCCAAAATGTATTGGGTGTAATGTGCCTTCTTGTTTTCTTGAGAAAAGCGATGTCTTCTCTACGAGAGGCTACGCCAAGGCCAACGCGTCTACGCACTTTTACCATAAGTAACCCCAAATTCTTTGTAGAGACTTGGGGTTATCTGCTTAAGTTGCTTGCTAAATACTCACGTTAGTTGGTCTTTTGTAACTAATCCATGCAGTTTCTCTGCAAGTTTGTTAGGTTTCATTTTAATGCGACCTATAATTTTATTGAGTTTTGCAAGTTCTTGCAGTTTCTCTGCTGGTAGTATCGTCAGTTCTTCTACAGTCGCTA is a genomic window of Fortiea contorta PCC 7126 containing:
- the ssb gene encoding single-stranded DNA-binding protein gives rise to the protein MTQQYVNKVDLVGRVGQEPEVRHFESGAMKTSLTLAVKPPYKSEFPLWFDLELWGNVAQVAADWVKKGSTIGITGEMVFDRWTDKNTDELREKPVIRVNNLELISSSQRKESTESSGDQNQIVTANF